In Amaranthus tricolor cultivar Red isolate AtriRed21 chromosome 3, ASM2621246v1, whole genome shotgun sequence, a single window of DNA contains:
- the LOC130807485 gene encoding 50S ribosomal protein L15, chloroplastic → MASLLSLSSAPPSTQNPNNNHYPLLSNFKGNLNSLRNSNPFNFSPLKLHLRNISKETKPLVIVAVSSTGVPESGSGLKTRFRLDNLGPQPGSRKKGKRKGRGHAAGQGKSCGFGMRGQKSRSGPGVMKGFEGGQMPLYRRIPKLRGIAGGMHAGLPKYVPVNLRDIEVAGFKEGEEVTLESLKEKGIINPSGRERKLPLKILGEGELSTKLNIKTRAFSGSAKKKLEAAGCSVTLLPGRKKYLKESVRKNLARADEYFAKKRTATTNENESA, encoded by the exons ATGGCTTCCCTCCTTTCTCTTTCCTCTGCTCCTCCTTCAACCCAAAATCCCAATAACAACCATTACCCACTTCTTTCCAATTTTAAAGGAAACCTCAATTCTCTTAGAAATAGTAACCCTTTCAATTTCTCTCCATTAAAACTCCATTTAAGAAAcatttccaaagaaacaaaaccTCTTGTAATTGTAGCTGTTTCTTCAACAGGGGTTCCAGAAAGTGGGTCGGGTCTGAAGACCCGGTTTAGGCTAGACAACCTTGGACCTCAACCGGGTTCGAGAAAGAAGGGGAAAAGAAAGGGAAGAGGGCATGCTGCGGGTCAGGGTAAGAGTTGTGGTTTTGGTATGAGGGGTCAGAAATCAAGGTCGGGTCCTGGTGTTATGAAAGGTTTTGAAGGTGGTCAAATGCCTCTTTATCGACGTATTCCTAAATTGCGTGGTATTGCTGGAG GAATGCATGCTGGGCTGCCCAAGTATGTGCCTGTAAACTTGAGAGACATAGAGGTTGCTGGTTTCAAGGAAGGTGAAGAAGTAACATTAGAGTCTTTGAAGGAGAAGGGCATAATCAATCCATCaggaagagaaagaaagttGCCATTAAAG ATTCTTGGTGAAGGAGAACTAAGCACGAAGCTGAACATAAAGACTCGTGCTTTCTCAGGATCGGCAAAGAAGAAACTCGAGGCTGCAGGTTGTTCCGTCACCCTACTGCCCGGAAGAAAAAAGTACCTCAAAGAATCAGTAAGGAAGAACCTTGCTCGTGCAGATGAATACTTCGCAAAGAAACGAACTGCAACCACCAACGAAAACGAGTCTGCTTAA
- the LOC130807486 gene encoding zinc finger protein JAGGED-like yields MRPVGSPLDLNHLPEDFTRDGKQVYEDTSTSGRKKKNKDESGKVYECRFCSLKFCKSQALGGHMNRHRQERETETLNKARQLVYSSDNPPLPHHHPHSHLGSYVTSAPGGLYHQTAPPPPQVYPTRPIMFSGGSSSTILPPPPYHHSQPCVYNTTPPRMVPPGDYYMAHGHALTGSSPSNYTYIGAPVGLPRPPGSSRDGLDQDDGLTSPY; encoded by the exons AT GAGACCAGTGGGGAGCCCATTAGACCTGAATCATTTGCCGGAAGATTTCACTAGAGATGGCAAACAGGTGTATGAAGACACTTCCACTTCTG GACGaaagaagaagaacaaagaTGAAAGTGGAAAGGTATATGAGTGTAGGTTTTGTTCTCTCAAATTCTGCAAATCTCAAGCTCTTGGTGGTCACATGAACCGCCACCGCCAAG AGAGAGAGACAGAAACGCTAAATAAGGCTCGTCAACTGGTTTACAGCTCTGATAACCCTCCTCTTCCTCACCACCACCCCCATTCTCATTTAGG GTCTTATGTGACATCAGCGCCAGGTGGACTATATCACCAGACAGCACCACCACCTCCTCAAGTATACCCAACAAGACCAATAATGTTCTCAGGAGGTTCATCATCAACAATTCTTCCACCACCCCCATATCATCATTCTCAACCTTGTGTGTACAACACAACGCCACCACGTATGGTTCCACCAGGGGACTACTATATGGCACATGGTCACGCACTTACTGGATCATCTCCCTCAAACTACACCTACATTGGAGCACCGGTGGGTTTACCTAGACCTCCAGGAAGTAGTCGAGATGGGCTGGATCAGGATGATGGGCTAACAAGTCCATATTAA